A window of Strigops habroptila isolate Jane chromosome 5, bStrHab1.2.pri, whole genome shotgun sequence contains these coding sequences:
- the RBM45 gene encoding RNA-binding protein 45 isoform X1, protein MEESSGFRLSAECLDEPPNSRVFVVLSKDTGEALIRERFAPFGDIQNIWLLRDKRTNESRGIAFIKYARSSQACRAMEEMHGRSLAPETKPIKVFIAQSRASGSHRDVEDEELTRIFVMIPKSYTEEDLREKFKMYGDIEYCSIIKNKTTGESKGLGYVRYLKPSQAALAIEECDRSYRAILAEPKNKSSESIEHDYYSNNTRQEPRGNTLPFCGHPEFCCFEKESRIQESVSKRLSVVSRLPFIQEQLFALFDLVPGLEYCDVQRDPHTNSGYAVIQYSTAASAIYAKYKLHGFEYPPGNRLTVLFLEDGSDSSDLIRKMATQLVTAHVSSVLRNNNAVVQQYRTPPQAFGGTSGSQLLQPQTDAILPPPKKKVPPDTSVKERLFILFHPHPLPINVLEDVFCRFGQLIKVYLVAGKNVGYAKFADRASASDAITALHGKIVNGVRLKVRLADSLSEESNKRQRTY, encoded by the exons ATGGAGGAAAGCAGCGGCTTTCGCCTGTCGGCCGAGTGCCTGGACGAGCCGCCCAACAGCCGCGTCTTTGTGGTGCTGAGCAAGGACACTGGGGAGGCGCTGATCCGGGAGCGTTTCGCCCCCTTCGGGGACATCCAGAATATCTGGCTCCTGCGGGACAAGCGCACCAACGAGTCCCGCGGCATCGCCTTCATCAAGTACGCCCGCAGCTCGCAGGCCTGCCGGGCCATGGAGGAGATGCACGGCCGTAGCCTAGCCCCCGAAACCAAGCCCATCAAG GTATTTATTGCACAGTCAAGAGCTTCTGGAAGCCACCGAGATGTTGAAGATGAGGAGCTTACACGAATCTTTGTTATGATACCTAAATCCTATACAGAGGAAGATCTGCGAGAGAAGTTTAAG ATGTATGGCGACATTGAATATTGCAGCATTATTAAAAACAAGACTACTGGAGAAAGTAAAGGTTTGGGCTATGTGAGGTATTTAAAACCATCGCAGGCTGCCCTAGCAATTGAAGAGTGTGATCGAA GCTACAGGGCCATTTTGGCAGAACCTAAAAATAAGTCATCTGAGTCTATTGAACACGATTATTATAGCAATAATACGAGGCAAGAGCCAAGAGGAAATACACTTCCATTTT GTGGGCACCCagagttttgttgttttgaaaaagagagcagaattCAAGAGTCAGTCTCCAAACGTCTGTCAGTGGTATCACGGCTTCCCTTTATCCAAGAGCAGCTGTTTGCCCTCTTTGATCTAGTTCCAGGACTGGAATATTGTGATGTTCAGAGAGATCCTCATACCAACAGTG GGTACGCTGTGATTCAGTACAGTACTGCTGCATCAGCTATATATGCCAAGTATAAATTACATGGTTTTGAGTATCCTCCTGGAAATCGATTAACTGTCCTTTTCCTAGAAGATGGGAGTGATAGCTCAGA CCTCATCAGAAAAATGGCCACACAGCTGGTAACCGCACATGTGTCATCAGTGTTGCGGAATAACAATGCAGTTGTTCAGCAATATAGGACACCTCCT CAGGCGTTTGGAGGAACTTCTGGCTCACAGTTACTTCAGCCCCAAACAGATGCCATACTtccaccacccaaaaaaaaagttccaCCTGACACTTCTGTGAAGGAAAGGCTTTTCATACTTTTTCATCCCCATCCTTTACCTATAAATGTATTGGAGGATGTGTTCTG TCGTTTTGGACAGTTGATAAAAGTTTACCTTGTGGCTGGAAAAAATGTGGGATATGCAAAATTTGCAGACAGAGCAAGTGCCAGTGATGCCATAACTGCATTACATGGGAAGATTGTGAATGGTGTCAGGCTTAAAGTAAGGTTGGCAGACTCGCTTTCAGAAGAATCTAACAAACGTCAGAGAACTTACTGA
- the RBM45 gene encoding RNA-binding protein 45 isoform X2, which produces MEESSGFRLSAECLDEPPNSRVFVVLSKDTGEALIRERFAPFGDIQNIWLLRDKRTNESRGIAFIKYARSSQACRAMEEMHGRSLAPETKPIKVFIAQSRASGSHRDVEDEELTRIFVMIPKSYTEEDLREKFKMYGDIEYCSIIKNKTTGESKGLGYVRYLKPSQAALAIEECDRSYRAILAEPKNKSSESIEHDYYSNNTRQEPRGNTLPFCGHPEFCCFEKESRIQESVSKRLSVVSRLPFIQEQLFALFDLVPGLEYCDVQRDPHTNSGYAVIQYSTAASAIYAKYKLHGFEYPPGNRLTVLFLEDGSDSSDLIRKMATQLVTAHVSSVLRNNNAVVQQYRTPPAFGGTSGSQLLQPQTDAILPPPKKKVPPDTSVKERLFILFHPHPLPINVLEDVFCRFGQLIKVYLVAGKNVGYAKFADRASASDAITALHGKIVNGVRLKVRLADSLSEESNKRQRTY; this is translated from the exons ATGGAGGAAAGCAGCGGCTTTCGCCTGTCGGCCGAGTGCCTGGACGAGCCGCCCAACAGCCGCGTCTTTGTGGTGCTGAGCAAGGACACTGGGGAGGCGCTGATCCGGGAGCGTTTCGCCCCCTTCGGGGACATCCAGAATATCTGGCTCCTGCGGGACAAGCGCACCAACGAGTCCCGCGGCATCGCCTTCATCAAGTACGCCCGCAGCTCGCAGGCCTGCCGGGCCATGGAGGAGATGCACGGCCGTAGCCTAGCCCCCGAAACCAAGCCCATCAAG GTATTTATTGCACAGTCAAGAGCTTCTGGAAGCCACCGAGATGTTGAAGATGAGGAGCTTACACGAATCTTTGTTATGATACCTAAATCCTATACAGAGGAAGATCTGCGAGAGAAGTTTAAG ATGTATGGCGACATTGAATATTGCAGCATTATTAAAAACAAGACTACTGGAGAAAGTAAAGGTTTGGGCTATGTGAGGTATTTAAAACCATCGCAGGCTGCCCTAGCAATTGAAGAGTGTGATCGAA GCTACAGGGCCATTTTGGCAGAACCTAAAAATAAGTCATCTGAGTCTATTGAACACGATTATTATAGCAATAATACGAGGCAAGAGCCAAGAGGAAATACACTTCCATTTT GTGGGCACCCagagttttgttgttttgaaaaagagagcagaattCAAGAGTCAGTCTCCAAACGTCTGTCAGTGGTATCACGGCTTCCCTTTATCCAAGAGCAGCTGTTTGCCCTCTTTGATCTAGTTCCAGGACTGGAATATTGTGATGTTCAGAGAGATCCTCATACCAACAGTG GGTACGCTGTGATTCAGTACAGTACTGCTGCATCAGCTATATATGCCAAGTATAAATTACATGGTTTTGAGTATCCTCCTGGAAATCGATTAACTGTCCTTTTCCTAGAAGATGGGAGTGATAGCTCAGA CCTCATCAGAAAAATGGCCACACAGCTGGTAACCGCACATGTGTCATCAGTGTTGCGGAATAACAATGCAGTTGTTCAGCAATATAGGACACCTCCT GCGTTTGGAGGAACTTCTGGCTCACAGTTACTTCAGCCCCAAACAGATGCCATACTtccaccacccaaaaaaaaagttccaCCTGACACTTCTGTGAAGGAAAGGCTTTTCATACTTTTTCATCCCCATCCTTTACCTATAAATGTATTGGAGGATGTGTTCTG TCGTTTTGGACAGTTGATAAAAGTTTACCTTGTGGCTGGAAAAAATGTGGGATATGCAAAATTTGCAGACAGAGCAAGTGCCAGTGATGCCATAACTGCATTACATGGGAAGATTGTGAATGGTGTCAGGCTTAAAGTAAGGTTGGCAGACTCGCTTTCAGAAGAATCTAACAAACGTCAGAGAACTTACTGA